In Musa acuminata AAA Group cultivar baxijiao chromosome BXJ2-10, Cavendish_Baxijiao_AAA, whole genome shotgun sequence, a genomic segment contains:
- the LOC135625146 gene encoding root phototropism protein 3-like, with the protein MISASPPCPSPNRSSGPTPPPPLPLPVHEDHHHHHPTAGHPRWLDDPCIQELDHFSKTLIGIEAKGDRPELLSSILSHYSSRWLPELSGRAAGDPSPESPTAAWLKKRFFIETLASILPTEKRSVSCDVLLTLLRTASMVGAAASCVRELEARAAAQLDEASLEELMIPAFSHTCGTLLDVGLVLRLVRRFAGNNDDGGAAVRSGAALARVAKLVDSYLAEAALDAGLTVAEFEELANSLPAHARAMDDGLYRAVDTFIKAHPSTSKQERKTLCSLIDARKLSAEASLHAAQNERLPVRSAIQVLFSEHTKLHRLTEHWSGSFGGPRSPNPEAAAARCPSKREVLAHQQEIRGLRDDVARLRVHCQGLQAQIDKLASSEKKKRGFFRWSSFLLFRTTDDDAAEDSRWGAGRPMPERSVPQANKWRNSLS; encoded by the exons ATGATTTCCGCCTCTCCGCCGTGTCCCTCTCCGAACCGCAGCAGCGGGCCaacaccgccgccgccgctgccgctgcctgtTCACGaggatcaccaccaccaccatcccaCCGCGGGCCACCCAAGATGGCTCGACGACCCCTGCATCCAAGAGCTGGACCACTTCTCCAAGACCCTCATCGGCATCGAAGCCAAGGGCGACCGCCCGGAACTTCTCAGCTCTATTCTCTCCCACTATTCCTCCCGCTGGCTTCCGGAGCTTTCCGGCCGCGCTGCCGGCGATCCTTCGCCCGAGAGTCCCACGGCCGCCTGGCTCAAGAAACGATTCTTCATCGAGACCCTGGCATCCATCCTCCCAACCGAGAAGCGCTCTGTCTCCTGCGACGTCTTGCTTACGCTGCTACGCACGGCGAGCATGGTTGGCGCGGCAGCGTCGTGTGTGCGGGAGCTCGAGGCCCGTGCAGCCGCGCAGCTGGATGAGGCATCGCTCGAGGAGCTGATGATACCTGCTTTCAGCCACACTTGTGGTACGCTTCTGGACGTTGGCCTGGTGCTGAGGCTGGTTCGAAGGTTCGCTGGGAATAATGATGACGGCGGTGCGGCGGTGAGGAGCGGCGCAGCTCTCGCGAGGGTGGCGAAGCTGGTGGACTCATACCTGGCGGAGGCGGCGCTCGACGCCGGGCTCACCGTGGCCGAGTTTGAGGAGCTCGCAAACTCGTTGCCAGCACACGCGCGAGCCATGGACGATGGCCTCTATCGCGCCGTCGACACATTTATTAAA GCCCATCCAAGCACCAGCAAGCAAGAGAGGAAGACGCTGTGCAGTCTCATCGACGCTCGCAAACTATCGGCGGAGGCCTCCCTCCATGCAGCACAGAACGAGCGCCTCCCCGTCCGATCGGCGATTCAAGTCCTCTTCTCCGAGCACACCAAGCTGCATCGGTTGACGGAGCACTGGAGCGGGTCTTTCGGTGGACCCAGGAGCCCCAACCCGGAGGCGGCGGCAGCTCGGTGCCCGTCGAAGAGGGAGGTCTTGGCCCACCAGCAGGAGATTCGTGGCCTGAGGGATGACGTTGCTAGGCTCCGAGTGCACTGCCAGGGCTTGCAAGCTCAAATAGATAAGCTCGCTTCTtccgagaagaagaagagggggttCTTCCGGTGgagttcttttttgttgttcaggACTACCGACGATGACGCGGCGGAAGACTCCCGATGGGGAGCAGGGCGGCCGATGCCCGAGCGGTCGGTGCCGCAGGCCAACAAGTGGCGCAACTCCTTGTCTTGA
- the LOC135625479 gene encoding UDP-glycosyltransferase 73C11-like, with protein MVMDGHRERQPHFVLVPLMAQGHTIPMVDLALLLAERGVLVSFITTPFNASRIKDTVRRAQDSRLPIRFVELHFPCQEAGLPEGCENIDVLPAPELLLNFFEATRLLQQPLEQYLSEPQQPCPSVIISDFCHPWTRKIARRLRVPRLTFFSVCCFTLLCHFNISHDKVYDRIADDDEPFVVPGLTEKIEVTKSQAPGFFPRSFFGEMSNDVEDAEFTADGIVVNSFEGLEKSYIEGYQKAMGKKVWTVGPLFLNNRSMTDLALRGDKASIDASRCLSWLDTMKPRSVLYVCFGSLARLEPSQAMEIGLGLEASNHAFVWVIKASEESEERVEEWLSGGFQERVSSRALIVKGWAPQAMILSHPAIGGFMTHCGWNSTLEGVTAGVPMITWPHFADQFLNERMVVDVLKVGVSVGVKRPSFRTFDQQSRLPVQRDDIERCVRSLMDEGRNGEERRKRAKELGEKAEAAMKQAGSSYSNITRLIECFSTSA; from the coding sequence ATGGTCATGGATGGCCACCGGGAACGGCAGCCTCACTTTGTTTTGGTTCCACTGATGGCACAAGGCCACACGATCCCCATGGTCGATCTGGCGCTGCTCCTTGCTGAACGTGGTGTGCTGGTGAGCTTTATCACGACACCCTTCAACGCGTCACGCATCAAGGACACGGTTCGACGAGCTCAGGACTCCCGCCTTCCAATCCGATTCGTCGAGCTCCACTTCCCCTGCCAAGAAGCAGGCTTACCCGAGGGATGCGAGAACATTGATGTCTTGCCTGCACCAGAACTGTTGCTGAACTTCTTTGAAGCGACCCGTCTTCTTCAGCAGCCGCTTGAACAGTATCTCAGTGAACCGCAACAGCCCTGCCCGAGTGTCATCATTTCTGATTTCTGTCACCCTTGGACGCGGAAGATTGCTCGTCGTCTTCGAGTTCCGCGTCTCACCTTCTTCAGTGTTTGCTGCTTCACCCTCCTATGCCATTTCAACATCTCGCACGACAAAGTCTATGATAGGATTGCAGACGACGACGAACCTTTTGTGGTGCCCGGCTTGACGGAGAAGATTGAGGTCACAAAGTCTCAAGCACCAGGATTCTTTCCCAGATCTTTCTTCGGGGAGATGTCAAATGATGTGGAAGATGCCGAGTTCACAGCAGACGGCATCGTGGTGAACAGCTTTGAAGGTTTAGAGAAATCATACATCGAGGGCTACCAAAAGGCCATGGGAAAGAAAGTATGGACGGTAGGACCGCTGTTCCTCAACAACAGGAGCATGACTGATCTGGCTCTAAGGGGGGACAAGGCATCGATTGACGCCAGCCGATGCTTGAGTTGGTTGGACACTATGAAGCCCAGGTCTGTCCTGTATGTATGTTTCGGTAGCCTAGCGCGGTTAGAACCTTCCCAAGCAATGGAGATTGGGTTGGGGCTGGAGGCATCTAACCACGCATTTGTTTGGGTGATCAAGGCCAGCGAGGAATCTGAAGAGAGGGTGGAGGAATGGCTGTCGGGAGGATTCCAAGAGAGGGTCAGTTCCAGGGCGCTCATAGTCAAAGGGTGGGCGCCGCAGGCCATGATCCTGTCCCACCCGGCGATCGGTGGCTTCATGACGCACTGCGGCTGGAACTCGACGTTGGAGGGGGTAACGGCAGGCGTGCCCATGATAACGTGGCCTCACTTTGCGGACCAATTCCTCAACGAAAGGATGGTGGTTGATGTCTTGAAGGTTGGAGTGTCTGTTGGGGTCAAGCGACCATCCTTCCGAACATTTGATCAGCAGAGTCGATTGCCGGTGCAGAGGGATGATATCGAGAGATGTGTGAGGAGTTTAATGGATGAAGGTAGGAATGGCGAGGAAAGGAGAAAGAGGGCCAAGGAGTTGGGGGAGAAGGCTGAGGCGGCCATGAAACAAGCTGGTTCATCTTATTCTAACATCACACGCCTCATCGAATGTTTCTCAACCAGTGCTTAA
- the LOC135625147 gene encoding UDP-glycosyltransferase 73C5-like — MSSPFQSTKQASGKTLSPQGRGTESSIMDGHREGMPHFVLVPLMTQGHMIPMTDLALLLADRGVLVSFITTPCNAARIKDTSHRARDSGLPIRFVELPFPGAEEGLAEGWENIDDLPRAELYINFYRATYLLQQPLELYLQGQQQPYPSVIISDFCHPWTLKVARNLRIPRVTFFSMPCFTLLCTFNIWRYKVYERIADEHQPFTVPGLREKIEVTRAQASEFFPGPIFENIAKDVREAEFAADGIVVNSFQDLEHAYIEGYQEAMGKKVWTTGPLFLRSRSVADMAIRGRKASIDVDHCLSWLGTMKPRSVLYVGFGSLTRTEPSQLMDIGLGLEASDHPFIWVMRYSEESAEKIEPWLAGGFEERVGSRALIIKGWAPQLMILSHPAIGGFLTHCGWNSTLEAISAGIPMITWPHFTDQFLNERMIVDVLKIGVPVGVKEPNFIGMQRSETLVSRNDVERSVRSLMDEGKEGEERRQRAERLGEKANAAMKEGRGSSHSNVTRLIEHFSANATV; from the coding sequence ATGTCTTCTCCCTTCCAATCCACCAAGCAAGCATCAGGAAAAACCTTATCACCTCAAGGAAGGGGAACCGAATCATCGATCATGGATGGTCACCGTGAAGGGATGCCTCATTTTGTTCTGGTTCCGCTGATGACACAAGGCCACATGATTCCCATGACTGATCTGGCGCTGCTCCTCGCTGACCGTGGTGTGCTCGTCAGCTTCATCACGACGCCTTGCAACGCAGCACGCATCAAGGACACCAGTCACCGGGCTCGGGACTCCGGCCTTCCCATCCGGTTCGTTGAGCTCCCGTTCCCCGGCGCAGAAGAAGGCTTAGCGGAGGGATGGGAGAACATCGATGACTTGCCAAGGGCAGAGCTCTACATAAATTTCTACAGGGCGACTTATCTTCTTCAACAGCCGCTTGAACTGTATCTGCAGGGTCAGCAGCAGCCGTACCCGAGCGTGATCATTTCCGACTTTTGTCACCCTTGGACGCTGAAGGTCGCTCGTAATCTTCGAATTCCGCGCGTCACGTTCTTCAGTATGCCCTGCTTCACCCTCTTGTGCACCTTCAATATCTGGCGCTACAAGGTCTATGAGAGGATCGCCGACGAGCACCAGCCTTTCACGGTGCCAGGCTTGAGGGAGAAGATCGAGGTGACTCGGGCTCAAGCGTCAGAGTTCTTTCCCGGACCAATCTTCGAAAACATAGCAAAAGACGTGCGAGAAGCTGAGTTCGCAGCGGATGGCATAGTGGTGAACAGCTTTCAAGACTTAGAACATGCATACATCGAGGGATACCAGGAGGCCATGGGGAAGAAAGTATGGACCACGGGGCCATTGTTCCTCCGCAGCAGGAGCGTCGCTGACATGGCTATAAGGGGAAGAAAGGCATCAATCGACGTTGATCACTGCCTGAGTTGGCTGGGCACCATGAAGCCGAGGTCGGTTCTTTATGTGGGTTTTGGAAGCCTCACACGAACAGAGCCTTCCCAACTGATGGACATTGGATTGGGGCTGGAGGCATCTGATCACCCGTTTATTTGGGTGATGAGGTACAGCGAAGAGTCTGCAGAGAAGATCGAGCCATGGCTGGCCGGAGGATTTGAAGAGAGGGTCGGTTCCAGGGCGCTCATAATCAAGGGGTGGGCACCGCAACTCATGATCCTATCCCACCCAGCGATCGGAGGATTCTTGACGCACTGCGGCTGGAACTCCACCTTGGAGGCCATCTCGGCAGGCATACCCATGATCACATGGCCACACTTCACCGACCAATTCCTGAACGAAAGAATGATCGTGGATGTGTTGAAGATTGGAGTGCCTGTTGGGGTAAAAGAACCAAATTTCATAGGAATGCAGAGGAGTGAAACATTGGTCTCGAGGAACGATGTGGAGAGGTCTGTGAGGAGTCTAATGGATGAAGGGAAGGAAGGCGAAGAAAGGAGGCAGAGGGCCGAGCGACTGGGAGAGAAGGCTAACGCCGCCATGAAAGAAGGGCGGGGTTCATCTCATTCGAATGTCACACGCTTGATCGAGCACTTCTCGGCCAATGCAACTGTCTAA